From the genome of Leptolyngbya iicbica LK, one region includes:
- a CDS encoding ABC transporter substrate-binding protein — MRRRRLIQTSMGFAAGLTLAGGLKACSSNDTASTPDTAPADTAEGGAAAGDATLTVVQGGGFPNSLDLHRVGTNRPAYGVSWVIYDRLMTFGKKTLDDGSISYDYTVLEPELAESWEMAEDGMSVTFTLRSDAIFHDGTPVTANDVKWSFDRAVSIGGFPSFQMKAGALESPDQFEVVDDQTFKVNFLRPDKLTMIDMAVPIPVIINAKLVEPHLTDDDPWGAEWLNNNDAGSGAYTIKEYQPNERIVLERFEDWKSGPMPQVKEVILLNVPEAGNRRALLERGDVDVNFTVSEKDQTELDATGNFTVVSTPIENCLYSVDMHANPELNGEANPLGDVKVRQAISYAIPYDAIMDTALYGQAVPMYGGSAKPETIDWPQPSPYTTDMEQAKALLAESGYPDGFETTLAFDMGTQEWAEPTVVLIQEALAELGITVNIEKVPSANFRSVLVEKSRPMIINNFGGWLNYPDYFFFYAYHGQDATFNGSSYKNPEMDTKIEAALASEPGNKEYDDNVKGFIEMAWQEVPRAPLVQPQLGVAMQPNITGYQYWFHRQLDFRQLEKA; from the coding sequence ATGAGACGCCGACGCTTAATTCAAACCAGTATGGGATTTGCCGCTGGCCTTACCCTGGCGGGTGGCCTCAAAGCGTGTAGCAGCAATGACACCGCCTCTACCCCCGATACCGCCCCCGCCGACACCGCCGAGGGGGGTGCGGCAGCTGGTGATGCGACCCTGACCGTTGTGCAAGGCGGCGGCTTTCCCAACAGTTTGGACTTGCACCGGGTGGGCACCAATCGTCCCGCTTACGGGGTTTCCTGGGTGATTTACGATCGCCTCATGACCTTCGGTAAAAAGACTTTGGATGATGGTTCCATTTCCTACGACTACACCGTGCTGGAACCCGAGCTGGCCGAAAGTTGGGAAATGGCCGAAGACGGTATGTCTGTGACCTTCACCCTGCGCTCCGACGCCATCTTCCACGACGGCACCCCCGTCACCGCTAACGATGTGAAATGGTCCTTCGATCGCGCCGTTTCCATCGGTGGCTTCCCCAGCTTCCAGATGAAAGCCGGGGCTCTGGAAAGTCCCGATCAGTTCGAGGTGGTGGACGACCAAACCTTTAAGGTGAACTTCCTGCGCCCCGACAAGCTCACCATGATCGACATGGCGGTGCCCATTCCCGTCATCATTAATGCCAAGCTCGTCGAGCCTCACCTCACGGACGACGATCCCTGGGGGGCAGAATGGCTCAACAACAATGACGCGGGCAGCGGTGCGTACACCATCAAAGAGTACCAACCCAACGAGCGCATCGTGTTGGAGCGCTTTGAGGACTGGAAATCTGGCCCCATGCCCCAGGTCAAAGAAGTGATTTTGCTCAACGTTCCCGAAGCGGGCAACCGCCGCGCCCTGCTGGAGCGAGGGGATGTCGATGTCAACTTTACCGTGTCGGAAAAAGACCAGACGGAATTGGACGCGACTGGCAACTTTACCGTCGTTTCCACGCCAATTGAAAACTGCCTCTATTCCGTAGATATGCACGCCAACCCAGAGTTGAATGGCGAAGCCAATCCCTTGGGCGATGTGAAAGTGCGGCAAGCCATTTCCTACGCCATTCCCTATGACGCCATTATGGATACGGCTTTGTATGGTCAGGCGGTGCCGATGTATGGCGGTTCTGCTAAGCCAGAGACCATTGACTGGCCCCAGCCCAGCCCCTACACCACCGATATGGAGCAGGCCAAAGCCCTCCTGGCGGAATCCGGCTATCCCGATGGCTTTGAAACCACCCTCGCCTTTGATATGGGGACGCAAGAGTGGGCTGAACCGACGGTGGTGCTGATTCAAGAAGCGCTGGCCGAACTGGGCATCACCGTCAATATTGAGAAGGTGCCTAGTGCTAACTTCCGCTCCGTCTTGGTGGAAAAGAGCCGTCCCATGATTATCAACAACTTTGGCGGCTGGTTGAACTATCCCGATTACTTCTTCTTCTACGCCTACCACGGTCAAGACGCCACCTTTAACGGCAGCTCTTACAAAAATCCGGAAATGGACACCAAAATCGAGGCCGCCCTCGCTTCGGAACCGGGCAATAAGGAGTACGACGACAACGTCAAAGGCTTTATCGAGATGGCCTGGCAGGAAGTGCCCCGCGCTCCGCTGGTGCAGCCGCAACTTGGCGTCGCCATGCAGCCCAACATCACCGGCTACCAGTACTGGTTCCATCGGCAGTTGGACTTCCGGCAGTTAGAGAAGGCGTAG
- a CDS encoding RNA recognition motif domain-containing protein, translating to MSIYVGNLSYDVTEEDLNSVFSKYGSVKRVQLPVDRETGRMRGFGFVELGDEANETSAIDALDGAEWMGRDLKVNKAKPRENRNNRRDSFSRSY from the coding sequence ATGTCGATTTATGTGGGCAATTTGTCCTATGACGTCACAGAAGAAGATCTAAATTCTGTGTTTTCGAAGTACGGTTCCGTCAAGCGAGTTCAGCTACCGGTTGATCGTGAAACGGGCCGCATGCGGGGCTTTGGCTTTGTGGAACTCGGTGACGAAGCCAATGAAACGTCCGCCATTGACGCCCTTGATGGTGCTGAGTGGATGGGTCGTGACCTCAAAGTTAACAAGGCCAAGCCTCGTGAAAACCGTAATAATCGTCGCGACAGTTTTTCTCGTAGCTACTAA